caaaaggtcctggcggtcgctcggcaatggcggggggggcgagagcggtttgggggcccccgtgagagccgggggggaaccccggtagccgcggagtggggagagcggagaggggcgatcccggagctgggggacccccggaatgctggaggtgggggagcagagagggagcgccgggccccttaagcgggagtcccggagagggggaaggccttggagtgtggagaggagggggggccttgaggcggggtgggagccgagagtgccaagaggtttgcgagggtgggaggcgagagaggagggccggccggccccgggaggcagagtggggagaagtgagccctgggacccccctggcaacACTCAAGGGGACCCCGGTGAGTGGGAACCCCCCAGAGCCGCGGGACCTCGGCAGCCGGGAGAAGGGGGACccccaatgcaggcagaagtgccatcaggccagacaggggggacccccctaaccccagagagcagagagggggaattctgggaggggattttgggctgaatgttggtgttttgggggtttttatggcCACAAGTTATCCGGTGAGTCCTAGAACTGGACTTGGGCAGGACGAACCCCAAAGGCAACGCACTCACCCCTCGTttccccccccatcaggatttctgcttcccaaaggttgggcggatggaggaggaggctgcgaggaagaggaagatgccgcgggccccccaggcaggtgaggaggaagtcagtgcccctttgggtcggtcttttgtggccgtcctgccggggccagagttggggggatgtccttgggcttccctgtggaccggaggcaaatcccctgcgtgtccttgttgcttcctgccccaggccccgaggtgaggccggagagcgcggaggacaaatcccggcggcagagcctggtgggagaggccgttttgaagggctccccggcgcaggaaggcagcggggaggaaaagggccagagatgcccccgcaggaggggctgcaaagccagcccagggggctgtgaggaggaaggagccagCGTGTGCggggaaggcggccggagcttgaggcggagctgcgagctggtggtccctgagcagcctcccagcagggaaaagcgcttcaggtgtttggaatgtgggaagagcttcagcaagagATCCGACCTCCTaaggcaccagcacatccacagtggggaacggccctacacgtgtggggagtgtggaaagagcttcactcagagctcccacctgcttcgacaccagatgatccacagtggggaaaggccctacatgtgtgaggagtgtgggaagagcttcaggaacagGCGCACCCTCCACAATCACCGacgcatccacagtggggaaaagccctacacgtgtggggagtgtgggaagaacTTCAATCAGAGCTCCaccctgctccgacaccagatgatccacagtggggaaaggccctacatgtgtgaggaatgtgggaagagcttcaatcagagctccaacctgctccgacaccagatgatccacagtgggaaaggccctacacgtgtgcggagtgtgggaagagcttcagggacagctccagcctttgcaaacaccgttgcatccacaccagggaatggccctacaagtgcttggaatgtgggaagagcttcagcacaagcaccaagctgctcagccaccagcacatccacactggggaacagccctacacgtgtagggaatgtgggacagctccaccctctacacccaccgtcgcctccacatcagggagaggcccttcccctgtggggagtgtgggaagagcttcacgcagagctcttccttgacctcccaccaacggacccaccggtaagagaagccccgagtgccccgactgcgggaagagcttcggccgctgctccaactccatcagccatgggaggacccgtgttggatgatccacagggacccccgttgggcacagacctggtgtgctggttttaaggtaaaccagcaggggaaatgacagcagtgacacctggaatgggatggaacacctggaatgggaatgagaatgcctggagtgggaatggggacataaAGAATGGGATTGGgacaatagcaatgggatgggaacaccaggaatggaaatgggaacacctggaatgggaatggggacattgggaacAGACTGGGGAcactaggaatgggaatgggggcagcaggaatgggaatggggacacatggaatggggagggaacacctggaatggaaatggagacacctggaattgaaatggagacacctggaatgggaatggagacacctggaatggaaatggggacaccaggaatgggaatgggaacacctggatatgaaatggagacacctggaatgggaacacctggaatgggaatggagacacctgaaactggaatggggacaccaggaattgaaatggagacacctggaatgagaacacctggaatgggaatggagacacctggaatgggaacacctggaatgggaatggggacatcaggaatgggaatgg
This Pseudopipra pipra isolate bDixPip1 chromosome W, bDixPip1.hap1, whole genome shotgun sequence DNA region includes the following protein-coding sequences:
- the LOC135404773 gene encoding zinc finger protein 239-like, which produces MEEEAARKRKMPRAPQAGPEVRPESAEDKSRRQSLVGEAVLKGSPAQEGSGEEKGQRCPRRRGCKASPGGCEEEGASVCGEGGRSLRRSCELVVPEQPPSREKRFRCLECGKSFSKRSDLLRHQHIHSGERPYTCGECGKSFTQSSHLLRHQMIHSGERPYMCEECGKSFRNRRTLHNHRRIHSGEKPYTCGECGKNFNQSSTLLRHQMIHSGERPYMCDTGQGPSTCCHELYTAPLMFKV